The Perca flavescens isolate YP-PL-M2 chromosome 23, PFLA_1.0, whole genome shotgun sequence genome has a window encoding:
- the LOC114549917 gene encoding CD9 antigen: MGALQCVKYMVFVFNFLFWLAGTGVLAVALWLRFDSRTVGLFESEDSPTVFFTGVYILIAAGALMMVVGFLGCCGAIKESPCMLGLFFLFLLLIFAVEVAAGIRGLSNKDRVVEDFTEFYKQTYSNYKDTKQDALKETLRLIHFGLDCCGPTGTVIDAAKDICPQQEGLALLVTKSCPAAIDEMFNNKLHIIGGVGIGIGVIVIFGMIFSMMLCCAIKKSRDFV; the protein is encoded by the exons ATGGGGGCGCTGCAGTGTGTCAAATACATGGTGTTTGTGTTCAACTTTCTCTTCTGG CTGGCAGGTACTGGGGTGCTGGCTGTGGCCCTGTGGCTGCGATTTGACTCGAGGACAGTAGGACTGTTTGAAAGCGAGGACTCGCCTACAGTCTTCTTCACTG GTGTGTACATCCTGATTGCGGCGGGGGCTCTGATGATGGTCGTGGGATTCCTGGGATGCTGCGGAGCCATTAAAGAGTCGCCGTGCATGCTGGGATTG tttttcctcttcctgctcctcATCTTCGCTGTGGAAGTTGCTGCTGGGATCCGGGGCCTCTCCAACAAGGACAGG GTGGTGGAGGACTTCACGGAGTTCTATAAGCAGACCTACAGCAACTACAAAGACACCAAACAGGATGCACTGAAGGAGACGCTGCGTCTCATCCACtttgga CTGGACTGCTGCGGCCCCACAGGGACGGTGATTGATGCTGCTAAAGATATCTGCCCCCAGCAGGAAGGACTGGCGCTCCTCGTCACCAAG AGTTGTCCGGCTGCCATCGACGAGATGTTCAACAACAAACTGCACATTATCGGCGGGGTCGGCATCGGTATCGGTGTCATCGTG ATCTTTGGGATGATCTTCAGCAtgatgctctgctgtgccattAAGAAGTCCAGGGACTTTGTCTGA